One Festucalex cinctus isolate MCC-2025b chromosome 1, RoL_Fcin_1.0, whole genome shotgun sequence genomic region harbors:
- the LOC144015302 gene encoding ras-related protein Rap-2b-like, translating into MREYKVVVLGSGGVGKSALTVQFVTGSFIEKYDPTIEDFYRKEIEVDSSPSVLEILDTAGTEQFASMRDLYIKNGQGFILVYSLVNQQSFQDIKPMRDQIIRVKRYERVPMILVGNKVDLEAEREVSSGEGKALAQDWNCPFMETSAKNKGSVDELFAEIVRQMNYSTVPAGGDQCCSCVLL; encoded by the coding sequence ATGAGGGAATACAAAGTGGTTGTCTTGGGCTCGGGCGGCGTCGGGAAATCGGCCCTCACGGTTCAGTTCGTGACGGGCTCCTTCATCGAGAAGTACGACCCCACCATCGAGGACTTCTACCGGAAGGAGATCGAGGTGGACTCGTCCCCGTCCGTGCTGGAGATCCTGGACACGGCCGGCACCGAGCAGTTCGCCTCCATGCGGGATCTGTACATCAAGAACGGACAGGGCTTCATCCTGGTCTACAGTCTGGTCAACCAACAGAGCTTCCAGGACATCAAACCCATGAGGGACCAGATCATCCGGGTCAAGCGCTACGAGAGGGTGCCCATGATCCTGGTGGGCAACAAGGTGGACCTGGAGGCCGAGCGAGAGGTGTCTTCCGGGGAAGGCAAGGCGCTGGCCCAGGACTGGAACTGCCCCTTTATGGAGACCTCGGCCAAAAACAAAGGCTCAGTGGATGAACTGTTTGCAGAAATTGTTAGACAGATGAACTACTCCACTGTTCCAGCCGGAGGTGACCAGTGTTGTTCTTGTGTTCtgctctaa